A window of the Euwallacea similis isolate ESF13 chromosome 20, ESF131.1, whole genome shotgun sequence genome harbors these coding sequences:
- the PDZ-GEF gene encoding rap guanine nucleotide exchange factor 6 isoform X1 → MTDWEGMWLRALARPPHCRSLQDLQVIYYGLSGLEALQSLRDSSLRALCKVVRYEKHLANDVLYYTGELSTCWYILLSGSVFIDGSMFLPRSSFGKRTGGSARRQNECFVLEPSEMIVIDYPDVDQGRRAQNSPLMEHQQHRPINIMFDDAYGGHPHNNIPRPSLYHKCSRGSHSSDTSSAYSGSDTMASNHSELDGDEPDLSGLVESIVDSDEEDDLAESMDSLAVRDRVRDCLEKEPSERTEDDIEALLEFTQHLKAFTNMTLAVRRALCAVMVFAVVEKAGTIVMNDGEELDSWSVLVNGCVEVVISGEENQTLSMGDAFGILPTMDKLYHKGLMITKCDDCQFVCITQSDYYRILHQGEENTRRHEEDGNLVLVTELRGSAESGSNRRGHVVIRATPQRLSHQLIEENSLTDPTYVEDFLLTHRVFTPSPLCIANQLLEWFKDPEVRDRVTRVVLLWVNNHFTDFETDPDMIEFLENFEQGLEDEHMAGQLRLLNIACAAKARIRNVVLARPNRDEPLAFQVLGGFERNFGIFISKVDKRSKAEEVGLKRGDQILEVNGQSFEHVSHARALEILKGTTHLSITIKSNLLHFKEMLNTPDNSPRPRSRKISEIAKIQHDPRARLSTVEGNILLGHTTPCSEPVTINSPQKEGKKPMFSTMGPKRRLQKALMKMNILPKNIINIGTDQVDNFNPPSNLTTNIYQSQSNPDLMSICYDDLRCTDYPEHVLKVYKPDQSYKYLLIHKETTAHEVVMLALQEFGMTDPSSNFSLCEVSVTDTQTIKQRRLPDQLQNLAERIGLSSRYYLKTNGITETLVPDELAPELVRESAVHFLQLNAVEVAIQLTLQDFSIFRQIEPTEYIDDLFRLKSKYGTPMLEKFEHLVNKEMFWVVSEVCCEQNPVRRMKIIKQFIKVARQCKECKNFNSMFAILSGLGHGAVTRLRQTWDKLPGKYQRIFNDLQQLMDPSRNMSKYRQLVSAEQTQPPIIPFYPVVKKDLTFIHDGNDSHVEGLVNFEKLRMIAKEVRSLSNMCSSPYDLLTMLELGGQPASNAMVALNQMTTASSQYHTQGQATVKRRKKSTAAPNPKKMFEESQMVRRVKAYLNNLHVETDEKKLHEMSVECEGSGATAGGFSGPGSQRGKRHPSPAPSTTSSTSSASDERKPTAKFGSASPQAVRKLLALSEPAKARPHQPRQPGIPITQPSSAVRRAPSATGSYSSYGSHSSSSSGAGGRAMHERSHSDTPTPLPSVALSAESSSVTSLSNLPLRKTLTSGSVTSSDSGHSTISQVTTGSAGDYHPYQTRCPSPSRHSTVLPAGWCPVRPGSIPPCPQAVAVLPPLPHALRNGANRRQPPSYSVAAHMARLHRLGRAHSHEGVTQGYHFHTDPDIDQGDYDLTDLSLESDTVIIMV, encoded by the exons ATGACGGACTGGGAGGGAATGTGGCTACGGGCTCTCGCGCGGCCTCCGCACTGCAGGTCGCTGCAGGATCTTCAAGTAATTTATTACGGACTAAGCGGCTTGGAAGCGTTGCAGTCGCTCCGGGATTCGAGTTTACGCGCGCTTTGCAAAGTGGTGCGATACGAGAAGCATTTGGCCAATGATGTACTTTATTA TACGGGAGAGCTCTCCACTTGCTGGTACATTTTGCTGTCTGGTTCGGTGTTCATTGATGGGTCTATGTTCCTGCCCCGTTCAAG cTTCGGAAAACGTACGGGCGGCAGCGCCAGAAGGCAAAACGAATGTTTTGTCCTCGAACCCTCCGAGATGATTGTC aTCGACTATCCCGACGTAGACCAAGGTAGAAGAGCGCAAAATTCTCCTCTAATGGAACACCAACAGCATAGGCCCATCAACATTATGTTCGATGACGCT TATGGAGGCCACCCTCACAACAACATCCCCAGACCCAGCTTGTACCATAAATGCTCCAGGGGTTCTCATTCCTCGGATACTTCCTCAGCTTACAGCGGTAGCGATACCATGGCCTCAAACCATTCCGAGCTCGATGGAGACGAACCTGATCTGTCTGGTTTGGTTGAGAGCATCGTGGATAGTGACGAAGAGGATGATTTGGCAGAGAGCATGGAT AGTTTGGCTGTGAGAGATAGAGTAAGAGACTGTTTAGAAAAGGAGCCATCAGAGAGGACTGAGGACGACATTGAAGCTTTACTGGAGTTTACGCAGCATCTCAAGGCTTTCACCAACATGACTCTGGCGGTGCGGAGGGCGCTTTGCGCCGTTATGGTTTTTGCTGTTGTGGAAAAGGCTGGCACCATTGTCATGAACGATGGGGAGGAATTAG ATTCCTGGTCTGTGCTCGTGAACGGCTGCGTAGAAGTAGTAATCTCAGGCGAAGAGAATCAAACTCTGTCCATGGGTGACGCTTTTGGCATCCTTCCCACCATGGACAAGCTCTACCACAAAGGACTGATGATCACTAAGTGCGACGATTGCCAGTTTGTTTGTATAACTCAGTCGGACTATTACCGGATCCTTCATCAAGGCGAAGAAAATACCCGTAGACACGAGGAAGACGGCAACTTGGTGTTGGTGACCGAGTTGAGAGGATCAGCTGAGTCTGGATCTAATAGGCGCGGTCACGTAGTGATCAGAGCTACTCCTCAACGACTCTCTCACCAACTAATCGAAGAGAACTCTCTCACCGATCCCACTTATGTCGAAGATTTTTTGCTGACTCACAGAGTATTCACTCCAAGCCCTTTGTGCATTGCCAATCAGCTGTTGGAATGGTTCAAAGACCCAGAAGTTCGAGATCGTGTCACAAGAGTGGTGCTCCTGTGGGTCAACAACCATTTTACTGACTTCGAGACTGATCCCGACATGATCGAGTTCCTTGAAAACTTCGAGCAAGGTCTGGAAGACGAGCACATGGCCGGGCAATTGCGACTGTTAAACATCGCTTGTGCTGCCAAGGCGCGTATCAGGAACGTGGTGCTGGCTAGGCCCAATAGGGACGAACCTCTGGCTTTTCAAGTGTTGGGAGGTTTTGAAAGGAACTTTGGGATATTCATTTCGAAGGTGGATAAGAGGTCGAAGGCTGAGGAAGTGGGGCTGAAGCGGGGAGATCAGATCCTGGAAGTGAACGGACAGAGCTTCGAGCACGTTTCCCACGCGAGGGCTTTGGAAATTCTAAAGGGAACTACGCACTTGAGCATCACAATCAAGTCAAATTTGCTGCATTTCAAGGAGATGCTGAACACGCCCGATAATTCACCTAGGCCAAGGAGCAGGAAGATTTCAGAAATTG CTAAAATCCAACACGACCCTCGAGCCAGGTTGTCAACCGTCGAGGGAAATATTCTCCTGGGCCACACCACCCCGTGCTCCGAACCTGTAACCATCAACAGCCCACAAAAGGAAGGCAAAAAGCCCATGTTCTCCACCATGGGGCCCAAAAGACGTCTTCAGAAGGCCCTTATGAAAATGAATATTCTCCCTAAAAACATCATTAA TATCGGCACTGACCAAGTAGACAATTTCAACCCACCTTCGAACTTGACCACAAACATTTACCAATCCCAGAGCAATCCGGACTTGATGTCCATTTGCTACGACGACCTGCGCTGCACCGACTATCCAGAGCATGTGCTCAAGGTCTACAAACCGGACCAGAGCTACAAATACTTGTTGATTCACAAGGAAACCACCGCCCATGAAGTGGTGATGTTGGCTCTGCAGGAATTCGGAATGACCGACCCCAGTTCCAACTTTAGTTTGTGTGAAGTATCTGTCACAGACACGCAAACGATCAAGCAAAGACGACTACCCGATCAGCTGCAAAACTTGGCGGAGCGTATAGGGCTGAGCAGCCGTTATTACTTGAAAACAAACGGCATTACCGAGACTTTAGTACCTGACGAATTGGCTCCGGAATTGGTGCGCGAAAGTGCGGTGCACTTTTTGCAACTGAACGCCGTAGAAGTGGCCATTCAGCTCACTCTGCAAGATTTTAGTATATTTAGGCAGATCGAACCGACAGAATACATAGACGACTTGTTTCGATTGAAGTCGAAATATGGCACTCCCATGCTGGAGAAGTTCGAGCATTTGGTGAATAAAGAGATGTTTTGGGTGGTGAGCGAGGTGTGCTGCGAGCAGAATCCAGTGCGGAGGATGAAGATTATAAAACAATTCATTAAAGTTGCAA GACAATGCAAAGAGTGCAAAAACTTCAACTCGATGTTTGCCATTTTGAGCGGCCTGGGACACGGAGCTGTCACTAGACTGAGGCAAACGTGGGACAAACTGCCCGGCAAGTACCAAAGGATATTCAACGATCTGCAGCAGCTAATGGATCCCTCTAGGAACATGAGCAAATATCGACAGTTGGTCAGTGCCGAGCAAACGCAACCTCCCATT ATACCTTTTTACCCGGTGGTAAAGAAGGATCTCACCTTCATACACGACGGAAACGATTCGCACGTGGAAGGTCTAGTCAACTTCGAGAAGCTGCGCATGATTGCCAAGGAGGTACGCTCGCTGAGCAACATGTGCAGTAGCCCCTACGATTTGTTAACCATGCTCGAATTGGGCGGGCAACCTGCTAGTAATGCCATGGTGGCACTTAATCAGATGACCACGGCGTCTTCCCAATACCACACACAAG gTCAAGCCACAGTGAAGCGACGGAAAAAGTCCACAGCCGCCCCAAATCCCAAGAAAATGTTCGAGGAATCTCAAATGGTGCGTCGGGTTAAAGCATATCTGAATAATCTCCACGTGGAAACGGACGAGAAGAAATTGCATGAAATGTCGGTTGAATGCGAGGGAAGTGGGGCTACCGCAGGGGGATTTTCGGGTCCGGGTAGCCAAAGGGGAAAAAGGCATCCGTCGCCAGCCCCCTCTACCACTAGCAGTACAAGTAGCGCTAGCGACGAGAGGAAACCAACTGCTAAGTTCG GTTCGGCCTCGCCGCAAGCCGTCCGAAAGCTGCTGGCGCTGTCCGAGCCCGCGAAAGCGAGACCCCATCAGCCTAGGCAACCCGGTATACCGATTACCCAGCCCAGTTCGGCCGTCCGGAGAGCGCCCAGCGCGACAG GTAGTTATTCGAGTTACGGGTCGCACAGCTCCAGCAGTTCAGGGGCGGGCGGAAGGGCGATGCACGAGCGCTCCCACTCGGATACGCCCACACCGCTGCCCTCAGTCGCTCTGTCGGCCGAGAGCAGCAGCGTCACGTCGTTGAGCAACTTGCCATTGAGGAAAACGCTCACGTCCG GTTCGGTCACGTCTTCCGATTCGGGGCACAGCACCATTAGCCAGGTTACGACCGGTTCGGCGGGTGACTATCACCCGTACCAGACTCGCTGTCCCAGTCCCTCAAGGCATTCGACAGTATTGCCAGCAG GCTGGTGTCCCGTGCGTCCCGGTTCTATACCGCCTTGTCCTCAAGCTGTGGCAGTGTTGCCCCCTTTACCTCATGCTTTGCGCAATG GTGCCAACAGACGACAACCCCCTTCGTACAGCGTGGCTGCCCACATGGCCCGGCTGCACAGGTTAGGGAGGGCGCATTCTCATGAGGGAGTGACTCAAGGTTACCATTTCCACACCGATCCGGATATCGACCAAG GTGACTACGACTTGACAGACCTCTCCCTCGAATCTGACACTGTAATTATAATGGTGTAA
- the PDZ-GEF gene encoding rap guanine nucleotide exchange factor 2 isoform X9, translating into MLKHALRTCYDLDLKPGMRKRVSLGDLSVRRKSATYENVQILKKYLRRRNSVSWPNFVCLEVEDVSEIDYPDVDQGRRAQNSPLMEHQQHRPINIMFDDAYGGHPHNNIPRPSLYHKCSRGSHSSDTSSAYSGSDTMASNHSELDGDEPDLSGLVESIVDSDEEDDLAESMDSLAVRDRVRDCLEKEPSERTEDDIEALLEFTQHLKAFTNMTLAVRRALCAVMVFAVVEKAGTIVMNDGEELDSWSVLVNGCVEVVISGEENQTLSMGDAFGILPTMDKLYHKGLMITKCDDCQFVCITQSDYYRILHQGEENTRRHEEDGNLVLVTELRGSAESGSNRRGHVVIRATPQRLSHQLIEENSLTDPTYVEDFLLTHRVFTPSPLCIANQLLEWFKDPEVRDRVTRVVLLWVNNHFTDFETDPDMIEFLENFEQGLEDEHMAGQLRLLNIACAAKARIRNVVLARPNRDEPLAFQVLGGFERNFGIFISKVDKRSKAEEVGLKRGDQILEVNGQSFEHVSHARALEILKGTTHLSITIKSNLLHFKEMLNTPDNSPRPRSRKISEIAKIQHDPRARLSTVEGNILLGHTTPCSEPVTINSPQKEGKKPMFSTMGPKRRLQKALMKMNILPKNIINIGTDQVDNFNPPSNLTTNIYQSQSNPDLMSICYDDLRCTDYPEHVLKVYKPDQSYKYLLIHKETTAHEVVMLALQEFGMTDPSSNFSLCEVSVTDTQTIKQRRLPDQLQNLAERIGLSSRYYLKTNGITETLVPDELAPELVRESAVHFLQLNAVEVAIQLTLQDFSIFRQIEPTEYIDDLFRLKSKYGTPMLEKFEHLVNKEMFWVVSEVCCEQNPVRRMKIIKQFIKVARQCKECKNFNSMFAILSGLGHGAVTRLRQTWDKLPGKYQRIFNDLQQLMDPSRNMSKYRQLVSAEQTQPPIIPFYPVVKKDLTFIHDGNDSHVEGLVNFEKLRMIAKEVRSLSNMCSSPYDLLTMLELGGQPASNAMVALNQMTTASSQYHTQGQATVKRRKKSTAAPNPKKMFEESQMVRRVKAYLNNLHVETDEKKLHEMSVECEGSGATAGGFSGPGSQRGKRHPSPAPSTTSSTSSASDERKPTAKFGSASPQAVRKLLALSEPAKARPHQPRQPGIPITQPSSAVRRAPSATGSYSSYGSHSSSSSGAGGRAMHERSHSDTPTPLPSVALSAESSSVTSLSNLPLRKTLTSGSVTSSDSGHSTISQVTTGSAGDYHPYQTRCPSPSRHSTVLPAGWCPVRPGSIPPCPQAVAVLPPLPHALRNGANRRQPPSYSVAAHMARLHRLGRAHSHEGVTQGYHFHTDPDIDQDDEDTQVSAV; encoded by the exons atgttgaaacaCGCTCTTAGAACTTGTTACGATTTGGACCTTAAACCGGGAATGCGCAAAAGAGTGTCTTTAGGCGATTTATCAGTGCGACGCAAATCAGCAACATACGAGAACGTTCAGATCTTAAAGAAGTATTTGAGACGCCGAAACTCTGTGTCATGGccgaattttgtttgtttggaGGTGGAGGATGTATCAGAG aTCGACTATCCCGACGTAGACCAAGGTAGAAGAGCGCAAAATTCTCCTCTAATGGAACACCAACAGCATAGGCCCATCAACATTATGTTCGATGACGCT TATGGAGGCCACCCTCACAACAACATCCCCAGACCCAGCTTGTACCATAAATGCTCCAGGGGTTCTCATTCCTCGGATACTTCCTCAGCTTACAGCGGTAGCGATACCATGGCCTCAAACCATTCCGAGCTCGATGGAGACGAACCTGATCTGTCTGGTTTGGTTGAGAGCATCGTGGATAGTGACGAAGAGGATGATTTGGCAGAGAGCATGGAT AGTTTGGCTGTGAGAGATAGAGTAAGAGACTGTTTAGAAAAGGAGCCATCAGAGAGGACTGAGGACGACATTGAAGCTTTACTGGAGTTTACGCAGCATCTCAAGGCTTTCACCAACATGACTCTGGCGGTGCGGAGGGCGCTTTGCGCCGTTATGGTTTTTGCTGTTGTGGAAAAGGCTGGCACCATTGTCATGAACGATGGGGAGGAATTAG ATTCCTGGTCTGTGCTCGTGAACGGCTGCGTAGAAGTAGTAATCTCAGGCGAAGAGAATCAAACTCTGTCCATGGGTGACGCTTTTGGCATCCTTCCCACCATGGACAAGCTCTACCACAAAGGACTGATGATCACTAAGTGCGACGATTGCCAGTTTGTTTGTATAACTCAGTCGGACTATTACCGGATCCTTCATCAAGGCGAAGAAAATACCCGTAGACACGAGGAAGACGGCAACTTGGTGTTGGTGACCGAGTTGAGAGGATCAGCTGAGTCTGGATCTAATAGGCGCGGTCACGTAGTGATCAGAGCTACTCCTCAACGACTCTCTCACCAACTAATCGAAGAGAACTCTCTCACCGATCCCACTTATGTCGAAGATTTTTTGCTGACTCACAGAGTATTCACTCCAAGCCCTTTGTGCATTGCCAATCAGCTGTTGGAATGGTTCAAAGACCCAGAAGTTCGAGATCGTGTCACAAGAGTGGTGCTCCTGTGGGTCAACAACCATTTTACTGACTTCGAGACTGATCCCGACATGATCGAGTTCCTTGAAAACTTCGAGCAAGGTCTGGAAGACGAGCACATGGCCGGGCAATTGCGACTGTTAAACATCGCTTGTGCTGCCAAGGCGCGTATCAGGAACGTGGTGCTGGCTAGGCCCAATAGGGACGAACCTCTGGCTTTTCAAGTGTTGGGAGGTTTTGAAAGGAACTTTGGGATATTCATTTCGAAGGTGGATAAGAGGTCGAAGGCTGAGGAAGTGGGGCTGAAGCGGGGAGATCAGATCCTGGAAGTGAACGGACAGAGCTTCGAGCACGTTTCCCACGCGAGGGCTTTGGAAATTCTAAAGGGAACTACGCACTTGAGCATCACAATCAAGTCAAATTTGCTGCATTTCAAGGAGATGCTGAACACGCCCGATAATTCACCTAGGCCAAGGAGCAGGAAGATTTCAGAAATTG CTAAAATCCAACACGACCCTCGAGCCAGGTTGTCAACCGTCGAGGGAAATATTCTCCTGGGCCACACCACCCCGTGCTCCGAACCTGTAACCATCAACAGCCCACAAAAGGAAGGCAAAAAGCCCATGTTCTCCACCATGGGGCCCAAAAGACGTCTTCAGAAGGCCCTTATGAAAATGAATATTCTCCCTAAAAACATCATTAA TATCGGCACTGACCAAGTAGACAATTTCAACCCACCTTCGAACTTGACCACAAACATTTACCAATCCCAGAGCAATCCGGACTTGATGTCCATTTGCTACGACGACCTGCGCTGCACCGACTATCCAGAGCATGTGCTCAAGGTCTACAAACCGGACCAGAGCTACAAATACTTGTTGATTCACAAGGAAACCACCGCCCATGAAGTGGTGATGTTGGCTCTGCAGGAATTCGGAATGACCGACCCCAGTTCCAACTTTAGTTTGTGTGAAGTATCTGTCACAGACACGCAAACGATCAAGCAAAGACGACTACCCGATCAGCTGCAAAACTTGGCGGAGCGTATAGGGCTGAGCAGCCGTTATTACTTGAAAACAAACGGCATTACCGAGACTTTAGTACCTGACGAATTGGCTCCGGAATTGGTGCGCGAAAGTGCGGTGCACTTTTTGCAACTGAACGCCGTAGAAGTGGCCATTCAGCTCACTCTGCAAGATTTTAGTATATTTAGGCAGATCGAACCGACAGAATACATAGACGACTTGTTTCGATTGAAGTCGAAATATGGCACTCCCATGCTGGAGAAGTTCGAGCATTTGGTGAATAAAGAGATGTTTTGGGTGGTGAGCGAGGTGTGCTGCGAGCAGAATCCAGTGCGGAGGATGAAGATTATAAAACAATTCATTAAAGTTGCAA GACAATGCAAAGAGTGCAAAAACTTCAACTCGATGTTTGCCATTTTGAGCGGCCTGGGACACGGAGCTGTCACTAGACTGAGGCAAACGTGGGACAAACTGCCCGGCAAGTACCAAAGGATATTCAACGATCTGCAGCAGCTAATGGATCCCTCTAGGAACATGAGCAAATATCGACAGTTGGTCAGTGCCGAGCAAACGCAACCTCCCATT ATACCTTTTTACCCGGTGGTAAAGAAGGATCTCACCTTCATACACGACGGAAACGATTCGCACGTGGAAGGTCTAGTCAACTTCGAGAAGCTGCGCATGATTGCCAAGGAGGTACGCTCGCTGAGCAACATGTGCAGTAGCCCCTACGATTTGTTAACCATGCTCGAATTGGGCGGGCAACCTGCTAGTAATGCCATGGTGGCACTTAATCAGATGACCACGGCGTCTTCCCAATACCACACACAAG gTCAAGCCACAGTGAAGCGACGGAAAAAGTCCACAGCCGCCCCAAATCCCAAGAAAATGTTCGAGGAATCTCAAATGGTGCGTCGGGTTAAAGCATATCTGAATAATCTCCACGTGGAAACGGACGAGAAGAAATTGCATGAAATGTCGGTTGAATGCGAGGGAAGTGGGGCTACCGCAGGGGGATTTTCGGGTCCGGGTAGCCAAAGGGGAAAAAGGCATCCGTCGCCAGCCCCCTCTACCACTAGCAGTACAAGTAGCGCTAGCGACGAGAGGAAACCAACTGCTAAGTTCG GTTCGGCCTCGCCGCAAGCCGTCCGAAAGCTGCTGGCGCTGTCCGAGCCCGCGAAAGCGAGACCCCATCAGCCTAGGCAACCCGGTATACCGATTACCCAGCCCAGTTCGGCCGTCCGGAGAGCGCCCAGCGCGACAG GTAGTTATTCGAGTTACGGGTCGCACAGCTCCAGCAGTTCAGGGGCGGGCGGAAGGGCGATGCACGAGCGCTCCCACTCGGATACGCCCACACCGCTGCCCTCAGTCGCTCTGTCGGCCGAGAGCAGCAGCGTCACGTCGTTGAGCAACTTGCCATTGAGGAAAACGCTCACGTCCG GTTCGGTCACGTCTTCCGATTCGGGGCACAGCACCATTAGCCAGGTTACGACCGGTTCGGCGGGTGACTATCACCCGTACCAGACTCGCTGTCCCAGTCCCTCAAGGCATTCGACAGTATTGCCAGCAG GCTGGTGTCCCGTGCGTCCCGGTTCTATACCGCCTTGTCCTCAAGCTGTGGCAGTGTTGCCCCCTTTACCTCATGCTTTGCGCAATG GTGCCAACAGACGACAACCCCCTTCGTACAGCGTGGCTGCCCACATGGCCCGGCTGCACAGGTTAGGGAGGGCGCATTCTCATGAGGGAGTGACTCAAGGTTACCATTTCCACACCGATCCGGATATCGACCAAG ATGACGAAGACACCCAAGTGTCAGCAGTATAA